AAACTCATCACTCTCTCCCTCTTTTGTCACTTCTCTAACCCAATTTTCATGTGGTACTATAACCTCTGGTGTATCCTCTATGGTCACGATCTTTGCCTCAGGTTTGATGAATGTACATAGAGCGTTCAGAGTGGTCGTTTTGCCCGATGCGGTCTCGCCGGCTACCCATACACTCATGCCATTTTCAACTAACATCCAAAGATAGGCTGCAGAGAGATAATCGAGAGTATTCCAAAGGCATAATTGTGTTATGCTGATGGGTACCTTTGAGAATTTTCTGATGGTAAAGTTCGTACCCCTTTGACTTATATCACTACCAAACACGACATTTAAACGTGAACCGTCGGGCAGGGTTCCGTCGATGATCGGTCTTCTCAAACTTACCGGCCTACCTATTCTCTCTGAGAGTCTCTTCACATAATCTTCGAGTTCCTCTTTATTATCGAAGATCAGATTACTTACACAACTTCCGAATATTTTATGCTCTACGAAGACTGGGCCTAAACCATCACAAGATATATCCTCGATGTATGGATCTAAGATCATAGGTTCTAGAGGGCCGATGCCGATCTTATCTCGAATTATAACGTAAAGGAGGGATGCTTTTGTATCCTCACTTACGTAGAGGCGCCTTCGGGTATCCTTTCCCACCACTCTATACTTATGTAGATCTTTAATCGTGGGATCAACAAGTATTATCTCATCAAGCAATTGGATGAGTACATTCTTCTTCTGAGTTAAGTCGGTATATTCATGTTGTACCCCTATCTTATAGGCCATCAACTCTTCTATCAGATTGAGTAGAGGTAAGTATTCGAAATTTGAAATCGGCTCTATAATATTGTACTCTGATCTACCTCCCACTCTTTTTAGAATGTGGATGAAGACATCGTCAGAAACTGGATATATTAGATTCGATATTTCATTTGCAATGCCTTTCTTGAGCTTCGTTACCCATGAAGGAATAGGTATAGAGTTCGCTTTGAGGTTGTGAAGGTATCTATGTAGATGAGGTTTTTGAATTACTACTTCTTGAAATTCTTTGGGTAATGTGTCGATGAATTCACACTTAACTTGGCTCATGAAGCTACACCTTTATTTGGGCGAATGGAATTACCTTAATACCGATTGCAGGTTCAACCTCAAAAGTCGCAAAGTTTGGGGTCCCACCTTCTCCACCCTTCAGCTTTGAGGCTGTAACGGTTCTTACGATCCTCTCGCCAAAATTCTTAATCTCTAAGATCAGATGGCCATCACATATAGATCTTACACGTGTTATGAGGTCTTGATTTAGAGCGTAAGGGTGGATCGTAAAGATTACGGTCTTTTTCGATTTATCCACAAAGTTCCTTATAAATGAGAAGAAGGATAGAATATCCTTTTCTTCAGCGTAAGCGATCAGATGGGTAAGTGAATCTACAACGAAGACGTCACTTTCTTTATTGAGCTCTATATGGTTTGATAGAATTTTGAGGAGGAATTTAGAGGTCTTTGGACTCCATTGAAAATTATCGGTGTGTAAAGGCGTAATTTTAAGCTTTCCTACAAGAAACTCCTGAGTGATATTAAGGGAGAGGCTCTGCATCTGATTAAGGAAGCTTATGATCGTACTCTCTGTTGTTATATACCTTACTTTAAAATTCGCCTTCAAAGCACCATAGGTCGCCTGTTGAACCAGTACACTCTTGCCTGTATCGTTGGCACCCTCCACAATTACCAACGATGGAAACGGTATTGCGCCTATCCTTCGCTGAAGTTCTGGATTCTCCCATGGTATAATTTTACCAAGATCGCTCGACCCACTCATGCAAACACCTCTCGAAACCGATCGAATATGAATTGGGCTGAAAGAGGGTCGAAGAAGATGTAAATATGGATTGGAAAATAATCGGCGAATATGAATATGGATATTGTGATGGATTTATGAATTGTAAACCTTTTAAACCTTTAAGTTGATCAAGAGAAGAGTTAAGTCTTATTTCGACCACTTTAAAAGTTTCAAAAGGTTTTACCATCATCGATCGGATGAAGGGATTTGAAGTAATTGTGTAGAAGATAACTCTAACCAACTTTACTAACTCACCTCACCTTCTTCGCGAGTGAAGCCAACGGTGTTGAAAATACCACATTCACACTTTTCGATCTATCGATCAAGCTTTCTGGAATCTCTCCAACTATAAAGAGAGTTTCGTTGGGATCCCAATGGCCCTGAGATGATGTAGTGTTTATAGGGTTTATACCTTCACCCTTTACACCTTCATTATAAACCGCTATTATATACCAAGAGCCCCTTGATGGCGTATTTGAATAGGGAAGCCATACAGCCGTTCTATTACCATCAGAGAGTCTATAGTATTCTATAAAAAGATCACATCTTTTGAAATCCTCTACAGCTATAGAGCTAGAACCGATATTGGTGATATTTAAATAAACTCTACTTGAATCTTTTATTAACGAATCTATTCTCACAGCCTCATCTTTGATCCTTAAATCGAGTTCGAAAAGATCTCTTATTAATCCATAACTTTGTGATGCTGAATAATAATTTATCTGATAAAATGCCATCATGCTCGTTAAGAAGAGAGAGATAAAGAAGGTGAGGGAGGTTAAGCCAGCAAAGCCTCCCATCCTCTCACCTTACTGTAAAAGTATATTCACTACTCGCTCCCGTATATGCACAATATTTGACGTAATAATCGCCAGAGTTTAAGGCTGATCCTTCATTAATTATAATCTCTATGGTCTCTCTAGGATCCCAGTTACCATCACCATTTATATCATTCTTGATGGAGTACCTCCAAGTCGGAGGATTAGGTTGTGAATAGGGTATATATTTAAACCTTCCTTTCGGACCGAAGAAGAGATCGGCCCTTTCTCCTATAAGCTGTGAGTTAATAGTGCTGAGGCCAATATTCTTTATCCATACCTTTACAGCAGTTCCATTGTAAGGTGCCGCAAAGAGAATCTTGACTCTAGTCTCCACCTCCCTTTTAAACTCTAAAGTCCTCTCCCTTTCAACATCAACCATCCTTTGAAGGCTACTGTAGAACGATGCAGATAAGATCGAGGCAGCTATCACTACAGCGATTGTAAGATAAGCTTCTGAAATGATAGTGCTCGATGCCAAGGTTATCGTCACCCACGCCCCTCTGTAGAGGATGAGTTTTTTGAGCCTCCTTTCGCCCTATTGAGAAGGATTACAAGGATTGGTAGCATGGGATCTGTCGGATAACTTGAAAGTCTGTAGAGCAAATAGAGAGCGAGAAGATGATCTTCTAAGAATATTTTGAGCGAATTTGAAGAATCATCACCGATCTTATTTATTGCATCCTCCACAGCCTTGGCCGTTTCTCTATCGATCCACCCATCCTTCACATATTCACCCATCACTTTTTTCAACTCCTCCTTCCCAAAGATTTTGAGAAGCATATCCGAAATTACCAGAACATTCAATTGGAATTGCCAGGGGCCCAAGTTGTTTTCAGAAATTGTTGAGGAATTATTTGGAAATCTCTTTATCAGCTGCTCATCATTTTTAGCAACTCTATCGTTACGTTCATTACGTTCGATTTTAGATCCGTCTTCCTTATCTCCGATCCTTAAACCTCCCTCCAGAATCTTCGTTACATAATTGAAAGGATTTTCAAGTTCTGAAATCGTCTTCCTAAGGTCCATCAACGTATTTGTGAGAGGTTCTTTAATATCCTGAACTTCCTTTTCTAAGGTCTTCACCCTACTTTCGAGATCGATCCCTGAACTCACATTACATCACCTCCAGCTCAACCCGCTCGACCCACTCTGTAACTAATACTATCGATTCAGGTTGAAGATCATCTGTTATCAACAACACTAAACTAAAGCAAACGATCTTTAAGGGCATAATTTGGAGGAATTTGAAATGTAAAGATTCGAAATTAAAAGTCAATTCGAATCTAAAGACCATAATGAAGAATCTCATGTTACCGAGTCTAATTTTTCTCAACTCGGAGTCTATAGAAATAATTGAAAACATCGTTCTTGACAAAAGGTTACCGCTAGGATATCTGCCTGTAATAGGAAGGTATATGCCATCATAAAGGGCGTTTAAGAGAGCTTCGATCTTCAGTTTTATAAATGACGAGACTTCATAAAAACCTTCAGCCATTTGTAAGATTCGCATCTCTACTCCTTATCCTCCTTTATTTTTACATAAAATTCACAAAATTTATCGCCATGAGAGCGACAACGTCTTTCTTCAACTTCCACATCTTCACCAAATACGATCTGTAAGTATCGTTGAAAAAAGCCACGAATAAGATAGCAACTTACACATCCACCCCCATCCACCGAGGGGTTGGTATCTTTGATTACAGCTATACACTTCATACTATTTATCTTAACGACCCCTACGCCAGATCTTTGAAAATATTCATTGATGTATAAGGGGAGTTCAATCTCTAACTTCATAGAATGTTCGATAACTACTTCGGCAAGTTTTTTACCAATCTGATAAGTTATGAATGCTGCACCATTAGGACCGAATATGTTAGTTAGAACCTCTATAACGATAGGTAAGATACAGAGATCTTGAGGGAAAAGATCATTCAACTTATTCTCTTCATCAAACTTCTTATTAGTTGAAGATTTATCAAATCCGTACAACATAAATATACCACATATATACCTTAGCAATAACATCTATATAAGTTTTAAATAACCAAAAAATTTATTTAGGTATTCTTCATATACTATTGATGATGTATATGAAGAAGACGTCATGGAGAGGGAAGGAGCGGGGGTTAAGAGGGCTTACCGGGCTGGAGACGGCCATAATTCTTATAGCATTCGTTATTGTCGCTTCCGCCTTCGCATTTACGGTATTGAACGTAGGTTTTCAAACTATACAGAAGGGCCAACAAGTGATAGAAGCGGGTACCGAAGAAGCATCATCGGTGATGGAGATAGATGGTGCCGCTGTCGCCATGAGTGATGGTACAAAACTGCACAATATCACATTCGTCATCAAACTCTCAGCTGGTAAAACACCAGTAGACTTGACGAAAGGTAAAATGGTCATCAGCTGGACGAGTAAGAATAGGCATGTAGAAAACGTCTATGATGAGAGACGTGCAACTATAACTGCATTATTCGATGAAGATAAAGACATGTATCTTAAGTATGGTGACAAGTATAAAGTATTTATTAATGTGACTGCCATCGGCGATAATTTAGGTGCGAATGATGAATTTAAGATCGAATTGAAACCTCCGAAGGGTGCAGTACTCACATTGATAAGGAGATTACCTCCAGCCCTGGAGCCTGTAATGTTCCTAGGGTGATGTAGACGATGGTCGTTAAGGAGAGCGAGGTGAAGGGTATGAAGATAAACCCACGTGTAGCCACGTCCGCAAAAACCCTTCACCTCGCCACCACCCTTTTTTTCACAGGATTATTTAAGGATTCTCGATTCTATAAAGGTTCAACTTCTAAGTATTCTTACAGTCATGGAATCATTTCATTAACAACTATCATCGATGCCAAAGCGAAGGTATCATACGTTAATTTGGATCGATTTTATTAAAAGGGGATGAAGGGCATGGCGCATTATCTACTATTGGTTAAAGATCATAGAGATCAAGAAGGCAGATTGATTAAAGCTAGAGAGGTCTTTGAAAATAGAGTTCAATACAGATTTTGGAGTTTCAATAAAAGGGCAGGGAATTTAAAGAAGTTAAAATGTGATGATTTAGTACTCTTCTATGTGGCGGAGAAGGGTGGACTTATAGTAGGCAAGGGAGCCTTGGCATCAGATCCTTACCCTATCTCAAATATTGAATACAAACTCGCTCTAGGTCTACCATCGAAGAATTTCGATTATATAGTCGACTTAAAGAATATTGAAGTCTGGCCCGTCCCCGTAGAATTCAAACGTGTCTACGAAAAGTTATCATTTATAAAAGATAAGAGTAAGCCGTACGTTTATCTTCAGGGTAGCATTAAGAGGTTGAGTGAGGAGGATTATAACTTTATATGTAATCTGGCGAAAGAAACCTCTTTGGGCTGAAAAGATCTTGAATGATTAATCATCACATAGGTTCTTTTCTTCATCATTGTTATTTAAGATCGATTTAAAAGGAAGAGATTTAAGATCGATTTTATAAATGATTGATTGACAGGCTAGGGTACTGCCGGAAAGGGAAAAAGCCTTGGCAAAGGTTCCCTAGCCTGGTAGGGGGCAGTCATCAGAGCCCACGCCTGGAGTTGAGCTCGATAGCCTGTGACTCGCAAGAGTCTCGTGGGTTCAAATCCCACCCCCGGCGCCACTCTTAAAGTATCGATTTGTTTTGTTAGAGGCTTTAAAGTCGCAGGATTTTAGTAAAATCGATACGAAGTATGTAGTTAAAGGATTCGGATGGGGCATAGTTATATTTGCTTGGTCTTAAAGTCATAACATCTTATTGAAATAAAAAAGATTTGAAAAATATTAATAATGTGTCTGTTTACTCACTTGATAATGGAGCTATAAATGTATGACAAAGGTTGAAAAGACGGATTTGATCAACATATTATGGGAGAGGAGGAAAGATTCTTTAGTAAAGATAGAGGAGGCTTTAAAGAAAGAGCTGATAAAGTATTCGAATACACACTTTTATGAACCGCTCTTATACGCGATTTCGAATGGAAAACGGCTCAGACCACTCATACTATTGATCTCGGCAGAATGTGTAGATAAAGGGGATAGTAAGATCGATCCTTTACCAGCAGCTGTAGCGATAGAGTTGCTACATACCGAGTCCCTCATACATGATGATATCATCGATCGCGAAGAGTTTCGGCGCGGAAAGGTTGCCTTTCATGTGAAGTATGGCTACGAAGCTTCAATATTGACGGCCGATTTCATCTTAGCGATAATATTGGATATAGCATCAAGGTATAACGATTACAGAATTGCGAAGGAACTATCTCTAGCGGTGTTGCGCATGTGTGAAGGAGAATTTAACGAATTAAAGATCAATTTAGAGTCACGATTAAATTTAGATGATTACATTAACATAATTTCGCAAAAGACCGCTTCACTATTTCAAACTGCAGCATGTATAGGCGGGATCATCGGAGGAGGCCATGAAGAGGAGATAAATGCTTTATCGAATTATGGTCTTCAACTGGGTATCGCTTATCAGATCCATGATGATATTAATGATTGGAGCGATCAGAGTAAGATTACAAAGGTTTTGATGCGTAATTTAAAAGATCCCATCCCACATCTAAAGGCTATGGTAGAGCATCATGTAAAAAAGGCGAAGGATGAACTTAAAACTCTTAGAGAAACTCAATCTAAAAATGATCTGATACAATTGGTTGAATTTATAACCATCAAAAATAGATAATTAATATAAGAGGTGTTCAAAGAAGATTATCATTAGAGTTGAAGATCGGTATCGTAGGAATGGGTGTTGCAGGATCATACCTTGCTTCAAGGTTGAGTAATGAGCATAAGATCGTCGGTTATGAAAAATTTGAAGAAGATAAATTCGATTCGATCTGCGGTTGGGCTACATCGAAGTATGCCATGCACGAAATTGCGAA
The Nitrososphaerales archaeon DNA segment above includes these coding regions:
- a CDS encoding type II/IV secretion system ATPase subunit gives rise to the protein MSQVKCEFIDTLPKEFQEVVIQKPHLHRYLHNLKANSIPIPSWVTKLKKGIANEISNLIYPVSDDVFIHILKRVGGRSEYNIIEPISNFEYLPLLNLIEELMAYKIGVQHEYTDLTQKKNVLIQLLDEIILVDPTIKDLHKYRVVGKDTRRRLYVSEDTKASLLYVIIRDKIGIGPLEPMILDPYIEDISCDGLGPVFVEHKIFGSCVSNLIFDNKEELEDYVKRLSERIGRPVSLRRPIIDGTLPDGSRLNVVFGSDISQRGTNFTIRKFSKVPISITQLCLWNTLDYLSAAYLWMLVENGMSVWVAGETASGKTTTLNALCTFIKPEAKIVTIEDTPEVIVPHENWVREVTKEGESDEFKIDLFDLLKAALRQRPNYIIVGEIRGREGYVAFQAMQTGHPVMSTFHASSVQKLIQRITGAPIEVPKPYVDNINAVVIQSAVRVPKLEKVERRVISINEIVGYDSIEDNFNYTELISWDPATDTFNFKGADSSYLLEKIALLHGYRRRDVRKVYGELMKRADLLRMLAESGVTDYFDLWNTLKIVRDLGIEHSLELMRKGMLLARVKG
- a CDS encoding polyprenyl synthetase family protein gives rise to the protein MTKVEKTDLINILWERRKDSLVKIEEALKKELIKYSNTHFYEPLLYAISNGKRLRPLILLISAECVDKGDSKIDPLPAAVAIELLHTESLIHDDIIDREEFRRGKVAFHVKYGYEASILTADFILAIILDIASRYNDYRIAKELSLAVLRMCEGEFNELKINLESRLNLDDYINIISQKTASLFQTAACIGGIIGGGHEEEINALSNYGLQLGIAYQIHDDINDWSDQSKITKVLMRNLKDPIPHLKAMVEHHVKKAKDELKTLRETQSKNDLIQLVEFITIKNR
- a CDS encoding EVE domain-containing protein; this translates as MKGMAHYLLLVKDHRDQEGRLIKAREVFENRVQYRFWSFNKRAGNLKKLKCDDLVLFYVAEKGGLIVGKGALASDPYPISNIEYKLALGLPSKNFDYIVDLKNIEVWPVPVEFKRVYEKLSFIKDKSKPYVYLQGSIKRLSEEDYNFICNLAKETSLG
- a CDS encoding flagellin, whose translation is MTITLASSTIISEAYLTIAVVIAASILSASFYSSLQRMVDVERERTLEFKREVETRVKILFAAPYNGTAVKVWIKNIGLSTINSQLIGERADLFFGPKGRFKYIPYSQPNPPTWRYSIKNDINGDGNWDPRETIEIIINEGSALNSGDYYVKYCAYTGASSEYTFTVR